A DNA window from Betta splendens chromosome 6, fBetSpl5.4, whole genome shotgun sequence contains the following coding sequences:
- the rbl2 gene encoding retinoblastoma-like protein 2 isoform X3 produces MTDEDELLQKARTGFEDLCRALNMDEEASSEAWRSYDGMSRNFTLEGSELHWLACALYVACRSSVPTVGKGTAEGNYVSLTRILRCSEMSLIEFFSKMKKWQNMANLPQDFCQSTEKLERNFTVSAVIFKKYVPIFKAIFKAPSEELSRVHRSRKQRRHPCTVSEVFNFCWVLFVHAKGNFPMISDDLVNSYHLLLCALDLVFTNALLCNARKDLLNPAFTGLPEDFSSKDFRPSSGPYCFIEQLCELHDGLVLEAKGVKEHFWKPFVKKLFHKRILRGKEDSLIGFLDPMNFGDSFLSLSRLYEEHVLATGSLDERIFTGEGANEEIGTPGPCLWDGAETQGSATFRLDSSLAASALKVSTPLTGRRYMSENSLMSPVSSAIKSIGRLHTLLSGTKHGTSTKLAQTLRNCSRDPSEGISQRLKDMLDQFSERHEDSGMGKDMAVKYFHLAEALYYRILESIIEREKMILGDADLSCILEQDVFHRSLLACCLEIILFSYRPPGDFPHIISVFQLPAYHFYKVIEVLVRSEQGLFREVVKHLNQVEEQVLESLVWTSDSPLWESLRVAKDHVPTCQEVMPPQYLEPNDERGPGSVPLTPVGPGADLHASSSFKGMSPSPTTLLDRYSSPPTGLACRRLFVDPVDGDAAVNSTSSTRSTCATPIVSKVGQASLVAAIPAGQTVVTMATATVTANNGQRVTIPVQGIANESGGITFIPVQVSVTGQGGAALQPLTSTIAIQSPAAKAAGGSLRKGSLSLFFRKVYHLASVRLRDLCAKLDISSELRRKVWTCFEYSLVHCTDLMMDRHLDQLLMCAVYVMAKVTNDDRSFQNIMKCYRSQPQASSHVYRSVLLLERRRRLPGSNEHHSSAEQDPGSIVVSGSIPGTLASLCSSDAFLLPAGEDMSPVPIRSSSTLPGPQPSSAPSTPNKNSTPSCPTVGDGEERGDLIHFYNNVYIKQMRHFALRYSPSPPSAGVETPPLCPYPTLRTGSPRRMLLSSKHSIYISPHKSSSAPASFSPRDKIFYYICSSPPNRLREINSMIRTGETPTRKRSMALEEESFPKRVCPDNHSALLRRLQDVANDRSSSHTA; encoded by the exons ATGACGGATGAGGACGAGCTTTTGCAGAAAGCCCGAACCGGATTTGAAGACCTGTGTCGGGCTCTGAACATGGACGAAGAGGCGAGCAGCGAGGCGTGGAGGAGCTATGACGGCATGAGCAGGAACTTCACTCTGGAG ggCAGCGAGCTGCACTGGTTGGCCTGTGCTCTCTACGTGGCCTGCCGGTCCTCTGTGCCGACGGTGGGAAAAGGCACAGCTGAGGGAAACTATGTGTCTCTGACCAGAATCCTGCGCTGCTCTGAAATGAG CCTGATTGAGTTTTTTAGTAAGATGAAGAAGTGGCAGAACATGGCCAACCTGCCCCAGGACTTctgtcagagcacagagaagctggagagGAACTTCACCGTGTCGGCTGTTATCTTTAAGAAGTATGTTCCCATCTTTAAAGCCATCTTCAAAGCCCCGTCAGAGGAACTGTCGCGTGTTCACCGCAGCCGCAAACAGAG GCGCCATCCCTGCACTGTGAGCGAGGTCTTCAATTTCTGCTGGGTCCTATTTGTCCATGCCAAAG GGAACTTCCCCATGATCAGCGATGACCTGGTGAACTCCtatcatctgctgctgtgtgctctgGACCTGGTCTTCACAAACGCGCTGCTGTGCAATGCCAGGAAGGACCTGCTCAACCCAGCCTTCACAG GGTTACCAGAGGACTTCAGCAGTAAAGACTTCAGACCGTCCTCAGGGCCATACTGCTTCATAGAGCAGCTGTGTGAGCTGCATGATGGTCTGGTGCTGGAGGCCAAAGGAGTCAAGGAACATTTCTGGAAACCCTTTGTCAAGAAACTCTTCCACAAGAGG ATCCTCAGAGGGAAAGAGGACAGTTTGATCGGATTCCTGGACCCCATGAACTTCGGAGACAGTTT TTTGTCCCTCAGTCGGCTCTATGAGGAACATGTTTTGGCCACCGGTAGTCTAGATGAAAGGATTTTCACAGGGGAGGGGGCGAATGAAGAAATTGGCACTCCTGGACCTTGCCTGTGGGATGGAGCAGAGACCCAGGGCAGTGCCACCTTCAGGCTTGACAGCAGCCTGGCT GCCTCGGCTCTGAAGGTTTCCACTCCTCTGACAGGGAGGAGGTACATGTCGGAGAACAGCCTGATGTCTCCGGTCTCGTCTGCCATAAAGAGCATTGGACGTCTTCACACTCTACTGTCAGGAACCAAACATGGAACCAGCACCAAGCTGGCACAaactctcag GAACTGTTCCAGAGACCCGAGTGAAGGGATCAGTCAGCGGCTGAAGGACATGTTGGACCAGTTCTCTGAGCGTCATGAGGACAGTGGGATGGGGAAAG ACATGGCGGTGAAGTATTTCCATCTGGCGGAGGCGCTCTACTACAGGATCCTGGAGTCCAtcatagagagagaaaagatgaTCCTGGGAGACGCCGACCTGTCT TGTATTCTGGAGCAGGACGTCTTCCACCGCTCTCTGCTCGCATGCTGTCTGGAGATCATACTCTTCTCCTACAGGCCTCCAGGAGACTTTCCACACATCATCAGCGTTTTCCAGCTTCCTGCCTATCACTTTTACAAG GTGATTGAGGTGTTGGTGCGGTCAGAGCAAGGTCTGTTCCGTGAGGTGGTGAAACACCTGAaccaggtggaggagcaggttcTGGAGAGTCTGGTCTGGACCAGCGACTCGCCTTTGTGGGAGAGTCTCCGTGTGGCCAAAGACCACGTCCCCACCTGCCAGGAG GTAATGCCACCTCAGTATCTGGAACCAAACGATGAGAGGGGCCCAGGCAGCGTCCCCCTGACCCCCGTCGGCCCCGGAGCAGACCTTCacgccagcagctccttcaaAG GCATGTCTCCCTCCCCCACCACTTTGCTGGACCGCTACAGCTCCCCGCCCACCGGCCTGGCCTGCCGCCGCCTGTTTGTTGACCCAGTGGACGGCGATGCTGCAGTCaactccaccagctccacccGGTCTACCTGTGCCACACCCATCGTGAGCAAGGTGGGCCAGGCCAGCCTGGTCGCCGCCATCCCGGCAGGACAGACTGTGGTCACCATGGCGACTGCCACAGTCACTGCAAACAACGGGCAGAGGGTCACTATACCTGTGCAGG GTATAGCCAATGAGAGCGGAGGAATCACCTTCATCCCCGTCCAGGTGAGCGTCACCGGCCAAGGAGgggctgcactgcagccgctgaCCAGCACCATCGCCATCCAGTCACCTGCTGCCAAAGCAGCCGGAGGTTCGCTGAGGAAAGGCTCCCTGTCCCTGTTCTTCAGAAAG GTGTACCACCTGGCCAGCGTGCGTCTCAGAGACTTGTGTGCCAAACTGGACATTTCctctgagctgaggaggaaggtcTGGACTTGTTTTGAATACTCGCTGGTCCACTGTACAGATCTGATGATGGACCGGCACCTGGACCAGCTCCTCATGTGTGCCGTCTACGTCATggccaag GTGACCAATGACGACCGTTCGTTCCAGAACATTATGAAGTGCTACCGCTCTCAGCCTCAGGCCAGCAGCCAC GTTTACAGGAGTGTGTTGCTCTTAGAGCGGAGGAGACGACTCCCCGGCAGCAACGAGCATCACTCATCTGCAGAGCAGGATCCAGGTTCAATTGTTGTGTCTGGATCTATTCCTGGGACATTGgcgtctctctgcagctctgatgcGTTTCTCCTCCCAGCAGGTGAGGACATGAGTCCGGTTCCCATTCGCTCCAGCAGCACCCTGCCGGGTCCCCAGCCAAGCAGTGCCCCCTCCACACCCAACAAGAACTCCACACCATCCTGCCCCACCGTGGGTGACGGTGAGGAGCGAGGAGACCTGATTCACTTCTACAACAACGTTTACATTAAACAGATGAGACACTTCGCTCTGAGATACTCCCCCAGTCCTCCATCTGCAGGG gtggagaCCCCCCCACTGTGCCCGTACCCCACCCTGAGGACTGGGTCTCCTCGTCGGATGCTTCTGTCCAGCAAACACTCCATTTATATCTCACCTCACAAGAGCAGCTCGGCCCCCGCTTCCTTCAGCCCCAGAGACAAGATATTTTACTACATCTGCAGCAGCCCCCCCAAC CGTCTGCGAGAGATCAACAGTATGATCCGGACAGGAGAGACTCCTACCAGGAAGCGCAGCAtggccctggaggaggagtcGTTCCCTAAGAGGGTCTGTCCTGACAACCACTCGGCTCTGCTGCGCCGCCTGCAGGACGTGGCCAATGACCGCAGCTCATCTCACACCGCGTGA
- the rbl2 gene encoding retinoblastoma-like protein 2 isoform X1, whose product MTDEDELLQKARTGFEDLCRALNMDEEASSEAWRSYDGMSRNFTLEGSELHWLACALYVACRSSVPTVGKGTAEGNYVSLTRILRCSEMSLIEFFSKMKKWQNMANLPQDFCQSTEKLERNFTVSAVIFKKYVPIFKAIFKAPSEELSRVHRSRKQRRHPCTVSEVFNFCWVLFVHAKGNFPMISDDLVNSYHLLLCALDLVFTNALLCNARKDLLNPAFTGLPEDFSSKDFRPSSGPYCFIEQLCELHDGLVLEAKGVKEHFWKPFVKKLFHKRILRGKEDSLIGFLDPMNFGDSFLSLSRLYEEHVLATGSLDERIFTGEGANEEIGTPGPCLWDGAETQGSATFRLDSSLAVRHFTYFRMETALLCVCVVKSACCSSPAQASALKVSTPLTGRRYMSENSLMSPVSSAIKSIGRLHTLLSGTKHGTSTKLAQTLRNCSRDPSEGISQRLKDMLDQFSERHEDSGMGKDMAVKYFHLAEALYYRILESIIEREKMILGDADLSCILEQDVFHRSLLACCLEIILFSYRPPGDFPHIISVFQLPAYHFYKVIEVLVRSEQGLFREVVKHLNQVEEQVLESLVWTSDSPLWESLRVAKDHVPTCQEVMPPQYLEPNDERGPGSVPLTPVGPGADLHASSSFKGMSPSPTTLLDRYSSPPTGLACRRLFVDPVDGDAAVNSTSSTRSTCATPIVSKVGQASLVAAIPAGQTVVTMATATVTANNGQRVTIPVQGIANESGGITFIPVQVSVTGQGGAALQPLTSTIAIQSPAAKAAGGSLRKGSLSLFFRKVYHLASVRLRDLCAKLDISSELRRKVWTCFEYSLVHCTDLMMDRHLDQLLMCAVYVMAKVTNDDRSFQNIMKCYRSQPQASSHVYRSVLLLERRRRLPGSNEHHSSAEQDPGSIVVSGSIPGTLASLCSSDAFLLPAGEDMSPVPIRSSSTLPGPQPSSAPSTPNKNSTPSCPTVGDGEERGDLIHFYNNVYIKQMRHFALRYSPSPPSAGVETPPLCPYPTLRTGSPRRMLLSSKHSIYISPHKSSSAPASFSPRDKIFYYICSSPPNRLREINSMIRTGETPTRKRSMALEEESFPKRVCPDNHSALLRRLQDVANDRSSSHTA is encoded by the exons ATGACGGATGAGGACGAGCTTTTGCAGAAAGCCCGAACCGGATTTGAAGACCTGTGTCGGGCTCTGAACATGGACGAAGAGGCGAGCAGCGAGGCGTGGAGGAGCTATGACGGCATGAGCAGGAACTTCACTCTGGAG ggCAGCGAGCTGCACTGGTTGGCCTGTGCTCTCTACGTGGCCTGCCGGTCCTCTGTGCCGACGGTGGGAAAAGGCACAGCTGAGGGAAACTATGTGTCTCTGACCAGAATCCTGCGCTGCTCTGAAATGAG CCTGATTGAGTTTTTTAGTAAGATGAAGAAGTGGCAGAACATGGCCAACCTGCCCCAGGACTTctgtcagagcacagagaagctggagagGAACTTCACCGTGTCGGCTGTTATCTTTAAGAAGTATGTTCCCATCTTTAAAGCCATCTTCAAAGCCCCGTCAGAGGAACTGTCGCGTGTTCACCGCAGCCGCAAACAGAG GCGCCATCCCTGCACTGTGAGCGAGGTCTTCAATTTCTGCTGGGTCCTATTTGTCCATGCCAAAG GGAACTTCCCCATGATCAGCGATGACCTGGTGAACTCCtatcatctgctgctgtgtgctctgGACCTGGTCTTCACAAACGCGCTGCTGTGCAATGCCAGGAAGGACCTGCTCAACCCAGCCTTCACAG GGTTACCAGAGGACTTCAGCAGTAAAGACTTCAGACCGTCCTCAGGGCCATACTGCTTCATAGAGCAGCTGTGTGAGCTGCATGATGGTCTGGTGCTGGAGGCCAAAGGAGTCAAGGAACATTTCTGGAAACCCTTTGTCAAGAAACTCTTCCACAAGAGG ATCCTCAGAGGGAAAGAGGACAGTTTGATCGGATTCCTGGACCCCATGAACTTCGGAGACAGTTT TTTGTCCCTCAGTCGGCTCTATGAGGAACATGTTTTGGCCACCGGTAGTCTAGATGAAAGGATTTTCACAGGGGAGGGGGCGAATGAAGAAATTGGCACTCCTGGACCTTGCCTGTGGGATGGAGCAGAGACCCAGGGCAGTGCCACCTTCAGGCTTGACAGCAGCCTGGCTGTAAGGCACTTCACCTACTTCAGAATGGAAACAGccttgttgtgtgtctgtgtggtaaAATCAGCCTGCTGCTCGTCTCCTGCTCAGGCCTCGGCTCTGAAGGTTTCCACTCCTCTGACAGGGAGGAGGTACATGTCGGAGAACAGCCTGATGTCTCCGGTCTCGTCTGCCATAAAGAGCATTGGACGTCTTCACACTCTACTGTCAGGAACCAAACATGGAACCAGCACCAAGCTGGCACAaactctcag GAACTGTTCCAGAGACCCGAGTGAAGGGATCAGTCAGCGGCTGAAGGACATGTTGGACCAGTTCTCTGAGCGTCATGAGGACAGTGGGATGGGGAAAG ACATGGCGGTGAAGTATTTCCATCTGGCGGAGGCGCTCTACTACAGGATCCTGGAGTCCAtcatagagagagaaaagatgaTCCTGGGAGACGCCGACCTGTCT TGTATTCTGGAGCAGGACGTCTTCCACCGCTCTCTGCTCGCATGCTGTCTGGAGATCATACTCTTCTCCTACAGGCCTCCAGGAGACTTTCCACACATCATCAGCGTTTTCCAGCTTCCTGCCTATCACTTTTACAAG GTGATTGAGGTGTTGGTGCGGTCAGAGCAAGGTCTGTTCCGTGAGGTGGTGAAACACCTGAaccaggtggaggagcaggttcTGGAGAGTCTGGTCTGGACCAGCGACTCGCCTTTGTGGGAGAGTCTCCGTGTGGCCAAAGACCACGTCCCCACCTGCCAGGAG GTAATGCCACCTCAGTATCTGGAACCAAACGATGAGAGGGGCCCAGGCAGCGTCCCCCTGACCCCCGTCGGCCCCGGAGCAGACCTTCacgccagcagctccttcaaAG GCATGTCTCCCTCCCCCACCACTTTGCTGGACCGCTACAGCTCCCCGCCCACCGGCCTGGCCTGCCGCCGCCTGTTTGTTGACCCAGTGGACGGCGATGCTGCAGTCaactccaccagctccacccGGTCTACCTGTGCCACACCCATCGTGAGCAAGGTGGGCCAGGCCAGCCTGGTCGCCGCCATCCCGGCAGGACAGACTGTGGTCACCATGGCGACTGCCACAGTCACTGCAAACAACGGGCAGAGGGTCACTATACCTGTGCAGG GTATAGCCAATGAGAGCGGAGGAATCACCTTCATCCCCGTCCAGGTGAGCGTCACCGGCCAAGGAGgggctgcactgcagccgctgaCCAGCACCATCGCCATCCAGTCACCTGCTGCCAAAGCAGCCGGAGGTTCGCTGAGGAAAGGCTCCCTGTCCCTGTTCTTCAGAAAG GTGTACCACCTGGCCAGCGTGCGTCTCAGAGACTTGTGTGCCAAACTGGACATTTCctctgagctgaggaggaaggtcTGGACTTGTTTTGAATACTCGCTGGTCCACTGTACAGATCTGATGATGGACCGGCACCTGGACCAGCTCCTCATGTGTGCCGTCTACGTCATggccaag GTGACCAATGACGACCGTTCGTTCCAGAACATTATGAAGTGCTACCGCTCTCAGCCTCAGGCCAGCAGCCAC GTTTACAGGAGTGTGTTGCTCTTAGAGCGGAGGAGACGACTCCCCGGCAGCAACGAGCATCACTCATCTGCAGAGCAGGATCCAGGTTCAATTGTTGTGTCTGGATCTATTCCTGGGACATTGgcgtctctctgcagctctgatgcGTTTCTCCTCCCAGCAGGTGAGGACATGAGTCCGGTTCCCATTCGCTCCAGCAGCACCCTGCCGGGTCCCCAGCCAAGCAGTGCCCCCTCCACACCCAACAAGAACTCCACACCATCCTGCCCCACCGTGGGTGACGGTGAGGAGCGAGGAGACCTGATTCACTTCTACAACAACGTTTACATTAAACAGATGAGACACTTCGCTCTGAGATACTCCCCCAGTCCTCCATCTGCAGGG gtggagaCCCCCCCACTGTGCCCGTACCCCACCCTGAGGACTGGGTCTCCTCGTCGGATGCTTCTGTCCAGCAAACACTCCATTTATATCTCACCTCACAAGAGCAGCTCGGCCCCCGCTTCCTTCAGCCCCAGAGACAAGATATTTTACTACATCTGCAGCAGCCCCCCCAAC CGTCTGCGAGAGATCAACAGTATGATCCGGACAGGAGAGACTCCTACCAGGAAGCGCAGCAtggccctggaggaggagtcGTTCCCTAAGAGGGTCTGTCCTGACAACCACTCGGCTCTGCTGCGCCGCCTGCAGGACGTGGCCAATGACCGCAGCTCATCTCACACCGCGTGA
- the rbl2 gene encoding retinoblastoma-like protein 2 isoform X2, whose product MTDEDELLQKARTGFEDLCRALNMDEEASSEAWRSYDGMSRNFTLEGSELHWLACALYVACRSSVPTVGKGTAEGNYVSLTRILRCSEMSLIEFFSKMKKWQNMANLPQDFCQSTEKLERNFTVSAVIFKKYVPIFKAIFKAPSEELSRVHRSRKQRRHPCTVSEVFNFCWVLFVHAKGNFPMISDDLVNSYHLLLCALDLVFTNALLCNARKDLLNPAFTGLPEDFSSKDFRPSSGPYCFIEQLCELHDGLVLEAKGVKEHFWKPFVKKLFHKRILRGKEDSLIGFLDPMNFGDSFLSLSRLYEEHVLATGSLDERIFTGEGANEEIGTPGPCLWDGAETQGSATFRLDSSLAVRHFTYFRMETALLCVCVVKSACCSSPAQASALKVSTPLTGRRYMSENSLMSPVSSAIKSIGRLHTLLSGTKHGTSTKLAQTLRNCSRDPSEGISQRLKDMLDQFSERHEDSGMGKDMAVKYFHLAEALYYRILESIIEREKMILGDADLSCILEQDVFHRSLLACCLEIILFSYRPPGDFPHIISVFQLPAYHFYKVIEVLVRSEQGLFREVVKHLNQVEEQVLESLVWTSDSPLWESLRVAKDHVPTCQEVMPPQYLEPNDERGPGSVPLTPVGPGADLHASSSFKGMSPSPTTLLDRYSSPPTGLACRRLFVDPVDGDAAVNSTSSTRSTCATPIVSKVGQASLVAAIPAGQTVVTMATATVTANNGQRVTIPVQGIANESGGITFIPVQVSVTGQGGAALQPLTSTIAIQSPAAKAAGGSLRKGSLSLFFRKVYHLASVRLRDLCAKLDISSELRRKVWTCFEYSLVHCTDLMMDRHLDQLLMCAVYVMAKVTNDDRSFQNIMKCYRSQPQASSHVYRSVLLLERRRRLPGSNEHHSSAEQDPGEDMSPVPIRSSSTLPGPQPSSAPSTPNKNSTPSCPTVGDGEERGDLIHFYNNVYIKQMRHFALRYSPSPPSAGVETPPLCPYPTLRTGSPRRMLLSSKHSIYISPHKSSSAPASFSPRDKIFYYICSSPPNRLREINSMIRTGETPTRKRSMALEEESFPKRVCPDNHSALLRRLQDVANDRSSSHTA is encoded by the exons ATGACGGATGAGGACGAGCTTTTGCAGAAAGCCCGAACCGGATTTGAAGACCTGTGTCGGGCTCTGAACATGGACGAAGAGGCGAGCAGCGAGGCGTGGAGGAGCTATGACGGCATGAGCAGGAACTTCACTCTGGAG ggCAGCGAGCTGCACTGGTTGGCCTGTGCTCTCTACGTGGCCTGCCGGTCCTCTGTGCCGACGGTGGGAAAAGGCACAGCTGAGGGAAACTATGTGTCTCTGACCAGAATCCTGCGCTGCTCTGAAATGAG CCTGATTGAGTTTTTTAGTAAGATGAAGAAGTGGCAGAACATGGCCAACCTGCCCCAGGACTTctgtcagagcacagagaagctggagagGAACTTCACCGTGTCGGCTGTTATCTTTAAGAAGTATGTTCCCATCTTTAAAGCCATCTTCAAAGCCCCGTCAGAGGAACTGTCGCGTGTTCACCGCAGCCGCAAACAGAG GCGCCATCCCTGCACTGTGAGCGAGGTCTTCAATTTCTGCTGGGTCCTATTTGTCCATGCCAAAG GGAACTTCCCCATGATCAGCGATGACCTGGTGAACTCCtatcatctgctgctgtgtgctctgGACCTGGTCTTCACAAACGCGCTGCTGTGCAATGCCAGGAAGGACCTGCTCAACCCAGCCTTCACAG GGTTACCAGAGGACTTCAGCAGTAAAGACTTCAGACCGTCCTCAGGGCCATACTGCTTCATAGAGCAGCTGTGTGAGCTGCATGATGGTCTGGTGCTGGAGGCCAAAGGAGTCAAGGAACATTTCTGGAAACCCTTTGTCAAGAAACTCTTCCACAAGAGG ATCCTCAGAGGGAAAGAGGACAGTTTGATCGGATTCCTGGACCCCATGAACTTCGGAGACAGTTT TTTGTCCCTCAGTCGGCTCTATGAGGAACATGTTTTGGCCACCGGTAGTCTAGATGAAAGGATTTTCACAGGGGAGGGGGCGAATGAAGAAATTGGCACTCCTGGACCTTGCCTGTGGGATGGAGCAGAGACCCAGGGCAGTGCCACCTTCAGGCTTGACAGCAGCCTGGCTGTAAGGCACTTCACCTACTTCAGAATGGAAACAGccttgttgtgtgtctgtgtggtaaAATCAGCCTGCTGCTCGTCTCCTGCTCAGGCCTCGGCTCTGAAGGTTTCCACTCCTCTGACAGGGAGGAGGTACATGTCGGAGAACAGCCTGATGTCTCCGGTCTCGTCTGCCATAAAGAGCATTGGACGTCTTCACACTCTACTGTCAGGAACCAAACATGGAACCAGCACCAAGCTGGCACAaactctcag GAACTGTTCCAGAGACCCGAGTGAAGGGATCAGTCAGCGGCTGAAGGACATGTTGGACCAGTTCTCTGAGCGTCATGAGGACAGTGGGATGGGGAAAG ACATGGCGGTGAAGTATTTCCATCTGGCGGAGGCGCTCTACTACAGGATCCTGGAGTCCAtcatagagagagaaaagatgaTCCTGGGAGACGCCGACCTGTCT TGTATTCTGGAGCAGGACGTCTTCCACCGCTCTCTGCTCGCATGCTGTCTGGAGATCATACTCTTCTCCTACAGGCCTCCAGGAGACTTTCCACACATCATCAGCGTTTTCCAGCTTCCTGCCTATCACTTTTACAAG GTGATTGAGGTGTTGGTGCGGTCAGAGCAAGGTCTGTTCCGTGAGGTGGTGAAACACCTGAaccaggtggaggagcaggttcTGGAGAGTCTGGTCTGGACCAGCGACTCGCCTTTGTGGGAGAGTCTCCGTGTGGCCAAAGACCACGTCCCCACCTGCCAGGAG GTAATGCCACCTCAGTATCTGGAACCAAACGATGAGAGGGGCCCAGGCAGCGTCCCCCTGACCCCCGTCGGCCCCGGAGCAGACCTTCacgccagcagctccttcaaAG GCATGTCTCCCTCCCCCACCACTTTGCTGGACCGCTACAGCTCCCCGCCCACCGGCCTGGCCTGCCGCCGCCTGTTTGTTGACCCAGTGGACGGCGATGCTGCAGTCaactccaccagctccacccGGTCTACCTGTGCCACACCCATCGTGAGCAAGGTGGGCCAGGCCAGCCTGGTCGCCGCCATCCCGGCAGGACAGACTGTGGTCACCATGGCGACTGCCACAGTCACTGCAAACAACGGGCAGAGGGTCACTATACCTGTGCAGG GTATAGCCAATGAGAGCGGAGGAATCACCTTCATCCCCGTCCAGGTGAGCGTCACCGGCCAAGGAGgggctgcactgcagccgctgaCCAGCACCATCGCCATCCAGTCACCTGCTGCCAAAGCAGCCGGAGGTTCGCTGAGGAAAGGCTCCCTGTCCCTGTTCTTCAGAAAG GTGTACCACCTGGCCAGCGTGCGTCTCAGAGACTTGTGTGCCAAACTGGACATTTCctctgagctgaggaggaaggtcTGGACTTGTTTTGAATACTCGCTGGTCCACTGTACAGATCTGATGATGGACCGGCACCTGGACCAGCTCCTCATGTGTGCCGTCTACGTCATggccaag GTGACCAATGACGACCGTTCGTTCCAGAACATTATGAAGTGCTACCGCTCTCAGCCTCAGGCCAGCAGCCAC GTTTACAGGAGTGTGTTGCTCTTAGAGCGGAGGAGACGACTCCCCGGCAGCAACGAGCATCACTCATCTGCAGAGCAGGATCCAG GTGAGGACATGAGTCCGGTTCCCATTCGCTCCAGCAGCACCCTGCCGGGTCCCCAGCCAAGCAGTGCCCCCTCCACACCCAACAAGAACTCCACACCATCCTGCCCCACCGTGGGTGACGGTGAGGAGCGAGGAGACCTGATTCACTTCTACAACAACGTTTACATTAAACAGATGAGACACTTCGCTCTGAGATACTCCCCCAGTCCTCCATCTGCAGGG gtggagaCCCCCCCACTGTGCCCGTACCCCACCCTGAGGACTGGGTCTCCTCGTCGGATGCTTCTGTCCAGCAAACACTCCATTTATATCTCACCTCACAAGAGCAGCTCGGCCCCCGCTTCCTTCAGCCCCAGAGACAAGATATTTTACTACATCTGCAGCAGCCCCCCCAAC CGTCTGCGAGAGATCAACAGTATGATCCGGACAGGAGAGACTCCTACCAGGAAGCGCAGCAtggccctggaggaggagtcGTTCCCTAAGAGGGTCTGTCCTGACAACCACTCGGCTCTGCTGCGCCGCCTGCAGGACGTGGCCAATGACCGCAGCTCATCTCACACCGCGTGA
- the snx20 gene encoding sorting nexin-20, with the protein MAEPGPTVAPAEAPSCSSLTTKELQENLRAEKQRERPVRLLFEIPSARIVEHTLSKYVVYDVVVMCSGSFESRRVSVERRYRDFFRFHQRLLDEFREELEELVLPRKHLTRNLSADVISERRLALQAYLAKLNAVRCIRHSPHLARFLTEPEQRQAHGLVRAGQFKLALDQLQVVLEIQEKFLPWQNPTLTVPTLSALATCHRDLDEPEQAFAAAHKALPAVRRYGLNRYRAALLDLLVDLGYQLGRPVAQLQEELTVLRDAERGEASHHSLKELVVQEFV; encoded by the exons ATGGCAGAACCAGGTCCAACTGTGGCCCCAG ctGAAGCTCCCAGTTGTTCCAGTTTAACCAccaaggagctgcaggagaacctAAGGGCGGAGAAACAGAGGGAGCGACCCGTCAGGTTGCTGTTTGAGATCCCATCAGCTCGGATTGTTGAACACACTCTGTCTAAATATGTG GTGTACGACGTCGTGGTCATGTGCTCAGGCAGCTTCGAATCCCGCCGTGTTTCCGTGGAGCGCCGCTACCGCGACTTCTTTCGTTTCCACCAGCGTCTGCTGGATGAGTTccgagaggagctggaggagctggttcTCCCACGCAAGCACCTGACCAGGAACCTCAGCGCTGACGTCATCTCTGAGCGCCGTCTGGCGTTGCAGGCCTACCTGGCCAAGCTGAACGCTGTGCGCTGCATCCGGCACTCCCCCCACTTGGCGCGGTTCCTCACCGAGCCGGAGCAGAGGCAGGCGCACGGCTTGGTGAGAGCGGGGCAGTTCAAACTGGCCTTGGATCAGCTGCAAGTGGTTCTAGAGATCCAGGAGAAGTTCCTGCCGTGGCAGAACCCCACCCTGACCGTACCCACCCTGTCGGCCCtcgccacctgccaccgggaCCTGGACGAGCCAGAGCAGGCGTTTGCTGCCGCTCACAAAGCGCTGCCTGCAGTCCGACGGTATGGGTTAAACCGCTACCGAGCAGCGCTGCTAGACTTGTTGGTGGACCTGGGTTACCAGCTGGGTCGTCCTGTGGCCCAATTACAGGAGGAGCTGACAGTGCTGAGGGACGCTGAGAGGGGGGAGGCATCTCATCACTCTCTCAAGGAGCTGGTGGTCCAGGAGTTTGTCTGA